ATTCCAATGTCATTTGATGTGATGAAAATATTTCAAGACGCAGGGTTTAAGCTGAAAGAGCTGATTATAAAAGAACAACATAACTGTAAAGCAACGGGATATTGGAAAACTAATAGTGTGAAATATAATTTTTTGTTGATAGCACATGAGTATTTGTTTGTGTTTAGAAAGTGAGATTATGTATGTTAAAAATAGCAGATTTAGAAATTAGTTGTTTTCGTTCTATATTAAACCTAAAGCTATGTATAGAAAGCGAACCTAATTTAATATCGATATGTGGGGAAAATAATGTTGGAAAAACAAATACATTAAGGGCAATTAATCTATTTTTTAATCCTGAAGATTATGAAATTTCAATGGATAGACCAACATTAAAACAGGCTCAAGGAGGAGCTAGAATAGATCCTAAAATCACAGTAACACTTTGTGATGATGAAAATGATGAATATTTTCAAATTACCCGTGATTTCAAATATTATAATATTCAAAATGAAAAGTTTCTATCGGGAGTTTCGTTTACCAAAAGAGGTACTTTGATTAACAAAAAAAGCAAAAAAACAATGACTTTTGCTGAAATAAAAAGCAAATTGGAATTAATAGAATTTAGATATATAGAATCCATAAATATAGACATACCTGACTTAATAGAGAAGTTAACAAATGATGCAATCGATGTAGAATATGAACAAAGTAGAATGACTAAAAGCAAGCAAGAATTAAAAAATGCTTATGTAAAGTATATAACTGGATTACAAGAAATTTTGGATGTTTTTTCAAATGATATATCTCGGATTTTTAATGAATTTAAAAGTAATTGGAATGTAACTTTTAAAGTCCCAAGCTCAGCTGATACATTTAGAGATTTGATTTCGGATGATGTTGAATTATTAATAGATGATAAAGGCTGTAGAGGGATAGAACAAAAAGGTTCTGGACTACAACGACTAGCGGTAATACTATTAAATTTTGAAATACTTAAAAGAATCAAGCATAAGAAGAGTTATATTCTATGTGTTGATGAACCAGATATTTTTCTACATGATGGATTGCAAAAAAAACTTATGGAATTTTTCAAAGAAAGTTCTGATAAAATGCAAATTTTTTACACTACTCATTCGAAGAATTTTATAAATCAGTATTCGATGAAAAATATAATACTATTAGGCTCTAAACATTATCCACAACATAGTGCACGTAAAAAAAGATACATAGATGTTGTCGAAACAATTTTTATAGATATAAGCACGAATGATGGGTATGATCAAATATGTGAGCATTTAGGAATAGAACAAAATACTTATAATGTGCTTAAAAAGAATAATATTTTGGTAGAAGGAGGATGTGATAAAAAGTATCTTGAACAACTTGGTGATTATTTTGGATTTAAGAAACCTAACATTATATCGGCAGATGGTGTGACTAATGTTGAAAAATATTTGGATTTTTATAATTCATATTATAAAGACAATACAACTGCCTACAAGCCGTGTGTTAAGGTATTATTTGACAATGATTTGGCAGGGCGTGATGTTTATTGCAAAATAAAAAAAGATAAATACACTTATATTAATGTCTGTCCAGTATTACTTTGTAACTTTAATAATACGAGCAATATGAATTTAACAAATAACACATGCAATCACGAAATTGAAGATTATGTATATCCTGAAATTATATGTTACTTAGTCAATAAACTTCTTCAAAAAAAATCATTTAACACTATTGATATTGGCAAAGTAACTGAAAAAATTATAAAGCCAGCTTATCAAAATAACGGTATTCTTTACACGATTGAATATGAAAAAAATGAACAAAATCAGGAGGAAGGGCATAAAATATCATTTGTATCAGCGAAAAAAGCAACAAACGATATTAAAAATGGTCTTGCTGGTATGTTTAATATACCGGGTGACAGAGCTATAATAGAACTCCTTGAACAATGTGATAGAAAATATCCATATGTAAAAAATTTTCTAAAAGAGATATTTACATTTGAATAAGCATTATTTCTGAGTACAATTTGAGTACAAAAACTTACGTAAACAAAATTACCACAAGAAAAACTGTGAAATGTGCGAAATAAAATCACAGTAAATAAATGAAAAACACCTTGAATAAAAAAGAGGAAGTCGAGTGGGAGTAGTTCCCTTTGGTTTAGATGTGCCGAAAAACCCAGTATTTATGTGCCTTTCGGGACTTGGCACTTTTTGAACAACCGCTTTTGCAACACTTTTGCAACACTTTTTTTCAAAAACGTGTTTTCGGGCAGATGAAATAGTCCCCATTGGCTTACAACTAAACCTAAAAATCGCATAATTTTTAAGGCTTTTGCCCTGTTTTGGGCAGAAGCCTTTTTTGCATATTTGATAAAATTTTCTCTTTAATATATCATCAAATCAGATAAAAACAGCGAGGTGGTTGCTTTGAAAGAACAGAAATATCATTTATATCTTTCCGATGATGAATACAGACAGACTATTCAGTCCCTTGTTCGCTTGAAGAACAACCTAATTTCACAAGGCAGATACACCGACGCAGTTGATGATGTTTTGTTCAAAGTCTTAAAAACAAAAAGAGCCTGCACCCGGAACAATCATATTCTTTGATTGGGAAAGCGACGGCATAACCGACCATACAGGTATCGTTGAAAAGTGCGAAAACGGAAATGTTTACACCATAGAGGGCAATTCGTCAGACACGTGCAGAACCAAAACATATCCGGTTGGAAGTTCAGTTATCTACGGATATGGCATTCCGGCATATTAAAAAAGATGGCTGCTCGTTTGAGTAGCCATCAAGTACATTATAGTTGAGAGATTCTATACCGGAATGTATCTGTTTGCCGTTATACTGCACCGCCGTTATCTTGCGTGCTTTCTTTGTAAATGAAAGGATTATGTACCGATTCTTGGCTTTGAATATTTGTTCAGAATATTGTTTATATAATATTTTGCCGTATCATCAAGATTTGCTGACAGTTTTTTAAGGAGTTTTTCCTCATCGTCTGATAAGTATAGCAATAGATTTTTACGACTTTCATCATTTATGAAAATTCCTCCAAACATTCCTCGCTTGGTATATATAGGTGCATATCGGTTTAGAAAATCGACATCTCTGAATATGGTATCTTTACTTACTGCAAAATAGTAGGCTAATTCTACCGCTGTTGTTTCTTTGCATTTATTAAGTAAAAACAGTATTTCAAGTCTGCGTTCAAATGCTGACAACTTGTCTTTCATTACCGACTGCACCTCCTTTCGCTTTCCATTGTACAGGAGTAACTATGCAGTTTTTTCTGGTTTTCAAAAAATATTTTCATAAAATCGCCCTTTCGTGTAAATTTCGTTAAAATTGCACAAAAGAGCGTGGCGGCGCACGGCTATGTTTACTAATAAATTTCAAACAAAAACAGCCAAACTTGCCCGTTCTAAAAATACGGGTAAATTTGGCTGTACGGTATGAGTGTGTTTTTGCTCCACCATCTGAGTCCGAATTATTATTCTTTCTGCTGCTTGCCTTGTGTTGATGAGAGCGATTTCTTCTAATATATACAAATATAATTGGTGTTGGACAACGACACATTATATATCACTCCTAACCGCACGGCAACTCACTTTATAAAAGCGGATACCATATATGCGTGCAAGATTGCCACGCCAAATGTATTTAGTTATATTGAATTTATTTCATTGTTGCAAAAAGTCAAAAAAGACCATAGAATTACTGTAAATTCTACGGCCTTAATATTGGTTTTTGCTTGTTATTTACTTTTTTATATCTTTTTTTCATAATCAACACCTGCGGATATGTCAGCACAGATTATAGTTTTAGCAAGGCTTTCTTTTTGATCTCAAATACATTATTTTGTTCCAAATGCCATAATAGCCGTTCCTGATCCTATCTCGATAGTTTTGATAAATGATATGTAATTTGAGAAATATAATCCGGCTCGACATATGATGAAGCATCCAATAACAGTTTATCAACCGAAGTTCCTAATGCATCAGCTATATTAACCAATGTATCAATTTTTATATTGATTTTTCCTCTTTCAATTTTTGAAAGATGTTTCTCCGATATGTTAGATAATTCGGCTAATTTTTCTTGGGTAAAACCTCGCTGTTCTCTATAATTACGAATGTTATCACCCAATTTTTCGTAATCCATATTTGTAGTATCACTCCTAACATAATTATACTAGTGCTTTGCTGTTTTTTTTTACTGCTCCAATGCTTAATTTAGTAATCACGCAGGATAATACTACCCACATAAATAAAAATAGAGCTACACACATTTATATGGTGTAGCCCTAATAAACTTTTGATTATTATGGAATGTATGGATTTGGATTAAATAAAAGTATAATCAAATCTATCAATATTTTAGCTTAAAAAGTTCATAGTAATAAAAACAAGCTTTTCAATATCTATTGTATAAAAGTTATATATTGTTTACATTACTTTCAATATAATAATTAAATCTTCTATGTCAATCAAGCCGTTACCATCTAAATCGCAATGTTTAAAATCGTTCCAATCAATAGATTTTTCACCCATTCGATAAAATTTTTGGCAATATGTAATATCAAGAAGATCAACTACTCCGTCAGCGTTTACATCACAGCTTGACTTTTTAGTGACATTTGTATTTGCGCTTTCGGCGGTAATCTTAGTTGTAAAGTAAACTGCTTTTCCGTTTTTATCATATCCTGCTGCCGAAACATCAACAAGCCTTATTCCGACCGTCATATCGTTAAGAATTTCTTTGAATTGAACCTCAGCTGCATCGAAAAGCTCATTTTTGGTTAAGCTTCCGCCCGCACCGTTTTGCAGATAGGACAGTGCTATTGTTGCGGTGTTATCATTATTCCACTTAATTCCAAGGGGAGTAAAACCGTTCTTACCGATTAGGCTTTCAAATTGCAAAGCATCATCTTTTTGAAATGTAAATGATACGGTAGCCACCTTTTTAATATTTCCAAGCTGAAATCTAAAAGGAATTATATTCCCTGTAAGAGTATTTTTCTTTACGCTAACCGCCGCTGCGATCGGAAGTGTTTCAGCTTGCTTTTCATTGACGGTAATATCACAGCTTGCTTTTATTCCGTTTACTGTTTGAGCTGTAATCACCGCATTTCCTGTCTTTTTTGCCGTGACTTTTCCGCTTGCTGATATTTGTGCAACATCGGTGTCGGATATGCTCCAAGTGACAGTTTTGTTTGATGCATTTTGGGGCATAATCTCAGCGTTCAGCATTGCACTTTCGCCCTCGGTTAAAACAAGTGCGGACTTGTCAAGTGTTACCGATTGCGGATATATCACCTCGGCTGCGGAAAGCGAATAATAATCAGAAATATAAGTATTTCCGGCATAATCAATCAGTGCAATTTTCGCCTGTGTCAGTCCTTTAAATCCGGAGGTAGATAAATCAAAAGTGATTTCCGATGTTGCATCTGACGATACGGCATCGGGTTCTATCCATTTGGTAATCGGCTCATTTCCCGTTGCGGTTGCACACACTCCTTGAATAAAGTGATTGTCATGGACGGTTACAATCCACTTTGCCCCCTCTATACGGCTTGAAATTACCTCCGGTGGTACACTGTCAATCACAATCGGAAAAGCTTTTGTTTCTTCGTGTTGTCCAAGTGTTGCCGTTATTTTATAAACATAATTTCCGTCATCGAGAGGAGTGTTCCATACATCAAACGGTGCCCAGCCCTTTGCTGCCATTGGTGTGTAATAGCCTTCAGAGGAATGATAGCTTTTTGAAACATTTGTCGAGCTTTCGCTGTAAACGGTATTTCCGTCAGAGTCATCTACCGAAAAAGTCAGTTTATCGGCATTTCTGAGGAGTGAAACGGCGGCGGTCACATTTTTGCCGGTTTCGCTGCCCTTTATCGCAATTTTATTTGCGTTATATTCTGTCGCTCCGTCGACATAGTAATTATGACCGAGAATATATCCGCCGCCATCACTGTTTCTGAACTGTCCGATTTGTGTTTCGCAGATTGAAGCAGGTTCATCATCATAAATATCAGAATCAAATATGTTAAGCGCTTGCCAATCTCCAAAAAAGCCCATAAACGGATAAGAAAGTGATACTTCATCATTTTGTATCGGAGTCATCGTCACAAATCCCTCAATATAAATTCCGTTTGGAAATTGAGCTTTGAGATTTGCCTTTCCTTTTTCCGTCAATTCAATTTTGACATTGACCGGAGTTTCTCCGTTTGGAACAACTGTGATTTTTTTCGGAATTGTTACGGAAACCTCATCGTCCGAAAGCTTTCTTGCCTTTTGCGCCATATAAACGACACCGTTTTCCGAAACCGTATCTTCCGTCAAAACGGTTATTGTTGGCTCATATTGAAGCGTATCATCGCCAATAGATACTGCTTTAAAATCAAAGCTGAAATTTCCGTTTTCATTATATCCGATTTCTGCTTTCGGTCTTGAATTATCCGAATTTAAAAGAAAAACATCTGATTTCATCGCATTTTGCAGTTGAACCAGACCCGCACCTTGTTTTCTCGGTGAGTACGGAATACCGTTTTCGTCCTGAACGGGAACTGCAGTACTCATCATCAGAGCATTAAAAAGACTCGTTCTTTGCTCGGCTGTCATATTTATTCCGTCACGATTTTCCGAAATGTATTGTTGCATAACAGCTGCCGCACCTGCCATATGCGGTGACGCCATTGATGTACCGCTCATATTCCCGTAAAGTCCGTTCGGAAGCGTTGAGTAAATATCTCCGCCGGGGGCAGTGATTTCGGGTTTCAATTTTAAGTCGGAAGTAACACCCCAAGAAGAAAAATCACTCATTTTTCCGCTATAAGTATCTTTGAATGTGTCAACATAATCTTTGCTTACGGAAAGTTTTTTATCGGGCTGTCCGCAAAGATATTCACCGTCGGTTTTGCTGATAAAGACACAGGGGATTTTGTTATCGGTGGACATATTTATAAGCGCACCGTCAACATTATCATAAATGATTGCGGCAAGCGCACCGGCATTTTTTGCGTTGCTTTCCTTTTGAGCAAACGTCAGAACTTCCCCGTTTTCCTCACCGGCACGCTGAATCAGAGCAATTTTTTCTTTGAGGTTTTTGCCTGAAAAATCTGTTGCAGCACCGACGCCGCAATCGACATATTCAAGTGTGCCTGAAAGAGATATAAGCCGGTCGCTTTCTTTTTCTGCCGGATCATTATAACGAATTTTTCTGCCGTTTGCAAGCAGATAAATTGATGTCGTTTCGATATTGTTCATACTCGCAATCGAAAGAGCGACTTCATAGGTTGATGGTGAGGCGACCACACCGTTATCGGGTTCTGTCGCTTTCGACAAATCGTTTCCGGCTGCATTCTCATATGTTGAGCTGTATTCGTTTCCGGCTGCACAGTATAAAGCTATTCCTGAATTTTTTACACGATTATAAACTTCACGCATAGATTTATATGCACTTTCGGAAAAGCCTGCCGTTGAGCCAAGGCTCATATTAATGGCATCCACGCCGAATTTAACCGAATCGTCAAGCGCTGCCAGAATATCGTCATCATATGCACCGCCGGATGAATCACCGAACACCTTCATAATAAACAGCTGTGCATCAGGTGCGACACCCTCGACCACACCGCCACTGTTTGCACCGACAATTCCGGCAACGTGCGTTCCGTGCGATTCACCACCGGAAACATTGGTGTCAACATCGGCATAATCATATGCGTATGGGATTTTATCGTTGATATAGACCTTTGAAACATTCAACTTTCCAATCGTCATTTTATTGTTTTTTATAACGCTTTCAATATCCTCTTTGGAATATTTCGGACTGTTCACCGATGAAAATGCCGGGTGCGATAAGTCAAGTCCGGTATCGAGAATTGCTACGGCACTGTTTTTGCCCGTAAAACCCAAATCACCGGCAATATCGCCGCCTATCGCGGATACTCCGCCGCTTGAATAGGTATCTATCGGTTCAGGCAAAGAGTAAAATTCTGCAACAAAAGCTTCTTTTACACCGTCGGTTTGTTTGATAGCTTCCAAGTCCGCAATATTCGCTTCAACAGCCAAACCGTTCATAATTGTAGAATACTCACGCTTAACGGTAAAATCCATACCGCTTTGAACAAGGCTTTTTTTGACAGACTTGCGATTCTGCTCAAGCCTTTGCTCTATCTCTTTTGCTTCTTTTGATGAAAGAAAATCCGAAACATTAGAATATGTATTGATTTTTTCACTGTAAGAAAGCAAAGGCGAGTCTTCAAGTTCAATAATAATACGAGTGTCTTTATTCTCATCACTTTTGCTGATACAATCTGACAGCGAAACAAAAATGTCATTAGTTTCGGCAAATACAGCTGAATTTGAAATTATAAGAAACGCCGAAATAAATGCTGAAATCATGCGTTTGAAAAATTTATTATTCATTTTATTTTCTTAAAACCCTTTCGTAAATAATTTGGCGTTATTTACGGTTAGTGACGACTAACTATAAATAATATATCATAAATGTTTTGATTTGTAAAGTATCTACAAATATTTTTTTCAGTATTGACAAATTAAATTTGTTGTGATACATTTTATTTTGTTAATTATGGTGTGACGACCGAACAAAAGAGCCGAGAACAGGGCTCTTTTAAAAAATACTACGGTTAGTTAAGACAAACCACAAATGAGGAGTGATGTACGAAATATTTATTTTTTTTACAGGTAAGTTAGTTAAAACTAATCTAATAATCAACTAAAGCAGCGAGGTGATCAAGTGAACTTACGCAAAAAAATAATCGGAGCAATTGTAACTGTGTTGATTGTAATAACAAACATTGTTGTCTTTGCACAGACAGAGAAAAAACCGCAAACCACATTAGCGGTTGAACCAAAACGCACCGAAGCAGGGATAGAGTATAATTTATACTTAGAAAACACGAACTGTTTAAGTACGCTTTTCTTTGAGATGAATTTTGACGGTAAAAATGTCGGAAAAGCAACTCTTGAAAAGAACGAATGCTTTGACATATTGCATACAACTTGGAATACCGACAACAGGATTTCTGTAAAAGGATACCTCGGAAGAACCGGTAATAAAATGGGGTTTTCGTCAAACGAAAGAATTAAGGTTGCGAAAATCGTCATTCCGATTGATGTTTCCTCAGCCGGGGAGTTTATTGCGGATATATCAAATGTGATATGTGCCGGAATTACCGAAACAGACGGTACTGCGGTAAAAGGAGAAGTAAAAGTTTACGAAACAAGTATAAAGTATTCCGCAAAAGAGTGCAGCATTTTAGATTTCAGTCAAGATGCGGTTGATATTCTTTCTTCCAAAGCTCAAAATGTCGATGTGATTTTTGCGGCATATGACGAAAACGGCAAATTGGTAAGCGCTCACAAAGAAAATGTTACATTACAGCAAGGCAAAAATAAACTTGATGTCAGCGGAATTGATTTCACTAATTCCGAGTCTATATCAGTTATGATATGGGATAGTATGGCATCAATGCGTCCATTTGCGGATAAAGCAACGATAAATAAATAGAATGGAGATTATGCGATGAAAAATTTATTCAAAAAAACAATGATAACGATGTGTTCGGCAGTGATGCTGATGGGAATCGGCGCGGTCAGCGCCAATGCTGCCACTACAACGGTCGGAGATTTTACGGTTGACCGCTCAAAATCCGGCTACTCCTCGCCGTATGTGGTAAGCATTTCGGCATATAACGGCGAAGGCGGCAAAATCACTTTGCCGACAACCGCAGAAATCAACGGGAAGGAATATCAGATAACCTCTGTCGGCAATGCATTTGAGGAAAACGAAAGTATTACCGGCGTCACGATTCCGGACGGATATACGGAAATAGGACTCAGTGCGTTCAAGGATTGTACGGGACTGCAAAGCGTTGAAATCCCCGGATCTGTGGATATGATTTCAACAAACGCATTTTCCGGCTGCACAGCACTTAATACCGTAAATTTTGACGATGATACGGCAGCGTCGCTTACGATCAATTTAGGTGCATTTGCAAATTGTACCGCACTCACCTTTATTGAGCTTCCGGCAAGACTCAGCTCGACAAGATACAATTTTCTGTACGGCTGCGATGCATTGACATCAATCACAATGAAAGACGGTGCGCAAAAGTTTGCCACTGTTGATAATGTACTTTACAATGTCAGCGATGATGAGGCGGTAATGGTTGTATATCCCGGCGGAAAACCGGAAACGGAATACACCATTCCGACAGAAGTGAACGGAAAAGCAGTAACTTCCACTGCAATGCACCTTTTCAGAAACAACTCTGTTTTGAAAAAAGTTACCGTTCCGGCAAGCATTACAAGCTTGGGTGGCTACACATTTAACGGAATGAAAGCCATTGAGGAAATTGTCCTTGAGCATGAAACAGCTCCGTCAATCGGCTCGGAAATTTGCACCGAGATGAATACCGGCAGCAAGGTCATTGTGAAAAACGAAGAAGTTGCAAAGATTTTTGAATCCACATCTGCATATACCAAATATTATACACCCGAAAAAACAACTATAACTGTTGCGGGGCAAACTCCTGAAGTCAAGACAGTTTCCACAAGCTTTTCTGTTTCGGCAGAGCCGGAAATAAAGGACGGAAAAGCGGTTTACAGCATTTATTTTGATAACGCCGAAAATGTGAATACGGTTCTTTTAAAGGTGTCATTCGATACGGCACAGGTTAGTGAAGGTACGGTTACGGTTGCAAATGACAAATTCACAAGCGGAACATCAAACTGGACAGAAGAAAACGGAAAACTTATCTTAAAGGCATATGTCGGAATTACCGGAAATGTTTCGGGATTTTCTTCAGCAGAAAAAACAAAGCTTGCAGAAATTGCCGTTCCTTTAAAAGCTGATGCAAAGGGAAATATCACTGCAAAAATAACCGATGCGAAAGCGGCAGGCGTTGTCGGTGAAGATGAGTCGGCAATGAACGGTACAGTCACAATGGGCACATCATCGGCAAACGTATTTGTTCCGAATTATGATGTAAATAGCAACGGTACGGTCGATATTATTGATATTACCGAGGCGCAAAGATACTATCAGGTAGCATCATCGGATGAAACTTGGGCAAAAGCGAAAGCAATGGATGTAAACGGCGACAACAAGGTTGACATTCAGGACTACATAGACATATTCAATCATTTAAGCGATTTCTAAAAAGGAGTATATATGAAGAATAAAATTTTTAACAGATTATCTTCTCTTGTAGTGATTGCGGCTATGCTGATGGGATTTACCGTCAGCGTATCTGCCGGCAATGACGGACTGATTGGTGCAAATATCAAAGACGGTCAGCTCCTCGGTTATTTCGGAGACGGCGGAGATATAAAAATTCCCGATACCGTCACCATTATTGCGGGAGAGGCATTTTTAAATAACGATAATATCACAAGCGTAACAATTCCAGGCAGCGTACAGGTAATCGGCTACCATGCATTTGACGGCTGTACCGAATTGGAACGGGTTATATTTGAAGACCCGACAGACGGAGCCGATTTGATTATCCGATTGGATGCTTTTGCAAATTGCCCGAAACTTACGGAATGTGAAATTCCCGCAGTGGCAAGCTATGTGACGGCGAATGTATTCAAAGGTTGCAGCAGTATGGAAAAAATAAAGGTACATCCGCAAAACCCGTATTATTTTACGGACGATAATGGCGTTATGTTCGGACCGCGGGTCAATGAGGGTGAGCCGCAGTATGACGATCCGAATTTGACATTGACGGCTTATCCGAGCGGTAGAGAGGGATTATACAGTATCCCCGAAAGCGTTCAAGGAAGAACCGTTGACCGCATCTGGTCAGGGGCATTCAAAAATGCCGAAAAGCTGACGGATATAGAGATTCCCGAAAACGTAAAAATCATCGGAGGCAACGCTTTTGAGCATTCGGGATTAACCGATGTAACAGTACCCGATACGGTAGAGTCGCTGGGTTCCGGGGCGTTTGAAGATTGCACAAAGCTTACGCATATTCAGTTACCGAAAAATCTGACAAGCATACCGCACAGCATTTTCAAAGGCTGTACAAGCCTTTCGTCAATCGAGTTCCCACAAGCGGCGACCAATATTGAAATGTATGCATTTGCCGATTGCAAATCGCTTACAAATCTAATTCTTCCGGACGGACTTGTGAATATTACACTGGCGGCATTTGAGGGCTGCACCAATCTGCAAAGAGTGGTGATTCCGGCAAGTGTCACGGGATTTCCGAATGATGATACGCTCGGAGCTTATGATATGTTCCCCGACAGTCCGAAAAGCCTTGTTGTATATGTAGAGAAAGGCTCAAACGGAGAGCGATGGGCGGTGAATAATGTTGCCGACTGGGGTTATCAATACAAAATTCTTGACAGTGTATCCAATCTTGACGGTGTTGATTTCGGAAGCTTTTACTTAATCAATCTCGACAAAAAAGTCAGGGTTGAGGGAAAGTTTTCAATCAATTCGCAGCTTGTTGTGAATGAGATAAATTCGGGCAACGAATATGATGCATTTCAGGCAAAATCGGAAAACGGAATTTTGAAAGTATATGAAGTATCCGCAACCCACGAAAGCGATACCTATACAATCAGTGTCGGACTTTCGGACGGCTGCTCCAAAAATGCAAAGCTGTATTACTATGAAAACGGCGAGGCGGTGGAAATTTCATCATCGCAAGTAAGCAAGACCTTTACCGTACAGACGGACAGTTTGGGATATTTTGCAGTAATTGATTCTTCAATATCCGGCGGAGAAGATCACGAAGTAACGAAAGTAACGCTGAACAAAACCACCGCAGCTATGAAAAAGGGCGACAAACTACAATTATCGGCAACGGTACTGCCACAAACGGCAACGAATAAATCAATTCGTTGGGAAAGCTCAGACAACACGGTAGCGACCGTTGACAGCAAGGGCGTTATAACTGCCGTTTCGGCAGGTAGTGCAAAAATCACGGCAACGGCAGTGAACGGTGTAAATGCTACTTGCACAATCTCCGTTACGGATTCCGAAACCCCAAAACCGGCAGAGGAAAAAATCGAAACCAAAGTATCGCTTAAAGCGGATAAAGCGGTTTCCGAAAAAGGAAAATCGTATTTCACGCTTGCACTTTCCGAATCGTCAAGGATTGCAAATATTCAAATTACTTTTGAAACATCAACCAATGATGTAACAGTCAGCGGAATTAACGGATTTACCGTCATTGGCGACGCAGAGGACGGCAAAGTGGTTTTGGGTTATCTCAATGCAAACGGCGAACTGTTTTCCTCGGCTCAGTCCGCAGATATTGCAAAAATTACGGTCAACGCCGAAAATGCAACACTGAAAATCACCGATGTCAAGGTATCGGGTTGGGACACCGATAAAACCGTAAAATACGGCAAAGTGAACGGAATCGACCCATCCGAGGCAACCTTTACGGATGCACTTTCCTATGACGTAAATCAAGACGGAACGATTGATCTTTTGGATATTACCGAAGCACAGCGTTACTATCGTGCAGATAAGAACAGTTCAAACTGGAATGATGCATCAAAATGCGATTTCAACGATGACGGCAGAATCGACATCGAGGATTATATGGAAATTTGGCTGAATTTTACAAAATAATGACGCATGATACAGGGCTGTATTCTACTATAGCCCTGTCATTTAAGTAGGAGGATATTATGAACAAAATAGCAAAAAAACTGTTTTCGGCTGCTGTGATTGTTTGTTTGAGTATTTCGTCTGTTG
The window above is part of the Hominilimicola fabiformis genome. Proteins encoded here:
- a CDS encoding helix-turn-helix domain-containing protein yields the protein MDYEKLGDNIRNYREQRGFTQEKLAELSNISEKHLSKIERGKINIKIDTLVNIADALGTSVDKLLLDASSYVEPDYISQITYHLSKLSR
- a CDS encoding ATP-dependent nuclease, whose amino-acid sequence is MLKIADLEISCFRSILNLKLCIESEPNLISICGENNVGKTNTLRAINLFFNPEDYEISMDRPTLKQAQGGARIDPKITVTLCDDENDEYFQITRDFKYYNIQNEKFLSGVSFTKRGTLINKKSKKTMTFAEIKSKLELIEFRYIESINIDIPDLIEKLTNDAIDVEYEQSRMTKSKQELKNAYVKYITGLQEILDVFSNDISRIFNEFKSNWNVTFKVPSSADTFRDLISDDVELLIDDKGCRGIEQKGSGLQRLAVILLNFEILKRIKHKKSYILCVDEPDIFLHDGLQKKLMEFFKESSDKMQIFYTTHSKNFINQYSMKNIILLGSKHYPQHSARKKRYIDVVETIFIDISTNDGYDQICEHLGIEQNTYNVLKKNNILVEGGCDKKYLEQLGDYFGFKKPNIISADGVTNVEKYLDFYNSYYKDNTTAYKPCVKVLFDNDLAGRDVYCKIKKDKYTYINVCPVLLCNFNNTSNMNLTNNTCNHEIEDYVYPEIICYLVNKLLQKKSFNTIDIGKVTEKIIKPAYQNNGILYTIEYEKNEQNQEEGHKISFVSAKKATNDIKNGLAGMFNIPGDRAIIELLEQCDRKYPYVKNFLKEIFTFE
- a CDS encoding S8 family serine peptidase; amino-acid sequence: MNNKFFKRMISAFISAFLIISNSAVFAETNDIFVSLSDCISKSDENKDTRIIIELEDSPLLSYSEKINTYSNVSDFLSSKEAKEIEQRLEQNRKSVKKSLVQSGMDFTVKREYSTIMNGLAVEANIADLEAIKQTDGVKEAFVAEFYSLPEPIDTYSSGGVSAIGGDIAGDLGFTGKNSAVAILDTGLDLSHPAFSSVNSPKYSKEDIESVIKNNKMTIGKLNVSKVYINDKIPYAYDYADVDTNVSGGESHGTHVAGIVGANSGGVVEGVAPDAQLFIMKVFGDSSGGAYDDDILAALDDSVKFGVDAINMSLGSTAGFSESAYKSMREVYNRVKNSGIALYCAAGNEYSSTYENAAGNDLSKATEPDNGVVASPSTYEVALSIASMNNIETTSIYLLANGRKIRYNDPAEKESDRLISLSGTLEYVDCGVGAATDFSGKNLKEKIALIQRAGEENGEVLTFAQKESNAKNAGALAAIIYDNVDGALINMSTDNKIPCVFISKTDGEYLCGQPDKKLSVSKDYVDTFKDTYSGKMSDFSSWGVTSDLKLKPEITAPGGDIYSTLPNGLYGNMSGTSMASPHMAGAAAVMQQYISENRDGINMTAEQRTSLFNALMMSTAVPVQDENGIPYSPRKQGAGLVQLQNAMKSDVFLLNSDNSRPKAEIGYNENGNFSFDFKAVSIGDDTLQYEPTITVLTEDTVSENGVVYMAQKARKLSDDEVSVTIPKKITVVPNGETPVNVKIELTEKGKANLKAQFPNGIYIEGFVTMTPIQNDEVSLSYPFMGFFGDWQALNIFDSDIYDDEPASICETQIGQFRNSDGGGYILGHNYYVDGATEYNANKIAIKGSETGKNVTAAVSLLRNADKLTFSVDDSDGNTVYSESSTNVSKSYHSSEGYYTPMAAKGWAPFDVWNTPLDDGNYVYKITATLGQHEETKAFPIVIDSVPPEVISSRIEGAKWIVTVHDNHFIQGVCATATGNEPITKWIEPDAVSSDATSEITFDLSTSGFKGLTQAKIALIDYAGNTYISDYYSLSAAEVIYPQSVTLDKSALVLTEGESAMLNAEIMPQNASNKTVTWSISDTDVAQISASGKVTAKKTGNAVITAQTVNGIKASCDITVNEKQAETLPIAAAVSVKKNTLTGNIIPFRFQLGNIKKVATVSFTFQKDDALQFESLIGKNGFTPLGIKWNNDNTATIALSYLQNGAGGSLTKNELFDAAEVQFKEILNDMTVGIRLVDVSAAGYDKNGKAVYFTTKITAESANTNVTKKSSCDVNADGVVDLLDITYCQKFYRMGEKSIDWNDFKHCDLDGNGLIDIEDLIIILKVM
- a CDS encoding HTH domain-containing protein, with translation MKDKLSAFERRLEILFLLNKCKETTAVELAYYFAVSKDTIFRDVDFLNRYAPIYTKRGMFGGIFINDESRKNLLLYLSDDEEKLLKKLSANLDDTAKYYINNILNKYSKPRIGT